The following coding sequences are from one Treponema bryantii window:
- the folE2 gene encoding GTP cyclohydrolase FolE2, with protein sequence MRDIQNEEDTRAVPLQKVGVKGVKYPVVVLDKTASKQHTTATVDLYVNLPHNYKGTHMSRFIEVFHKYHTDISMHHFLDMLEEIRVKLDAQKSFGRIEFPYFIEKKAPVTEASGIMQYKCSYEGEVSEDGDRKFYISIQVPVATLCPCSKAISEYGAHNQRGLVSVRLLYKEFFWIEDVITTIENCASTPLYSLLKRKDEKYVTEHAYENPRFVEDVVREVYLGLKKLGFTSFSVEAENDESIHNHNAYAFAEYSI encoded by the coding sequence ATGCGTGATATTCAAAATGAAGAAGACACCCGTGCCGTACCTCTTCAGAAGGTTGGTGTAAAGGGTGTAAAATATCCAGTTGTCGTTCTTGATAAAACTGCATCAAAACAGCATACGACAGCAACTGTAGATTTATATGTAAATCTTCCTCATAATTACAAAGGTACACATATGTCTCGATTCATTGAAGTGTTCCATAAATATCATACGGATATTTCGATGCATCATTTTCTTGATATGCTTGAGGAGATTCGTGTAAAACTTGACGCACAGAAGTCTTTTGGTCGTATAGAATTTCCATATTTTATAGAGAAAAAAGCTCCTGTTACAGAAGCCTCTGGAATTATGCAATATAAATGCTCGTATGAAGGCGAAGTAAGTGAAGATGGAGACCGTAAGTTCTATATTTCAATTCAGGTTCCTGTTGCAACCCTTTGTCCATGCAGTAAAGCCATAAGTGAATATGGTGCTCATAATCAGAGAGGTCTTGTAAGCGTTCGTCTTCTATATAAAGAGTTTTTCTGGATTGAAGATGTAATTACAACAATAGAAAATTGTGCTTCTACTCCATTATATTCACTTCTGAAGCGTAAGGATGAAAAATATGTTACAGAACATGCTTATGAGAATCCACGGTTCGTTGAAGATGTTGTACGTGAAGTGTATTTAGGATTAAAAAAGCTTGGATTTACCAGTTTTTCTGTAGAAGCAGAGAACGACGAAAGTATTCATAATCATAATGCATATGCATTTGCTGAATATTCCATATAA
- a CDS encoding LacI family DNA-binding transcriptional regulator, with protein sequence MRNLVTMKDIADELDITVMSVSKALSGKDGVSEDLRAKILAKAEELGYKKAQSSTIDDGTSHNIGILIAERSMNANATYMSLQQPLISNLTQLNYYGMTEIISDETEHLLLLPKILKENKVSAFIILGQMSKEYVQVLKNSGKPFLFLAHIYDDVNEGGIITDNLYAGFTLANYLVEQGCKTIGFVGNIQFAEIVMDRYLGIAKALLHHGLDLQKELLIPDVTDFGEEISLILPDKMPDAFICNDCRTAYKLIHNLEGLEYSIPKDISVAAFDDGIFADIGIPKLTTYSINYNTMALLAAESIVLKLENPNFHIGKKVVHGNVVVRDSVKKQK encoded by the coding sequence ATGAGAAACCTTGTAACTATGAAAGACATAGCCGATGAGCTTGACATCACGGTCATGTCTGTATCAAAAGCGTTATCAGGTAAAGACGGGGTGAGTGAAGATCTTAGAGCCAAGATTCTTGCTAAGGCGGAGGAACTTGGCTATAAAAAAGCTCAGAGCTCTACTATTGATGACGGAACCTCACATAATATTGGTATTTTGATTGCAGAACGCAGTATGAATGCCAATGCTACCTATATGTCCCTTCAGCAACCGCTCATTTCAAATCTTACACAGTTAAATTATTATGGAATGACAGAGATCATTTCCGACGAAACAGAACACCTTCTTCTTCTTCCTAAAATCCTTAAAGAAAATAAAGTAAGCGCATTTATTATTCTTGGTCAGATGAGTAAAGAATATGTTCAGGTACTTAAAAACTCCGGAAAACCATTTTTATTTCTTGCCCATATTTATGATGATGTAAATGAAGGTGGAATTATAACAGATAACCTTTATGCAGGCTTTACCCTGGCTAATTACCTTGTTGAACAAGGCTGTAAAACAATAGGTTTTGTCGGAAACATTCAATTTGCAGAAATCGTAATGGACCGCTACCTTGGAATTGCAAAAGCACTTCTTCACCACGGACTGGATCTTCAGAAAGAGCTTTTGATTCCAGATGTAACTGATTTTGGTGAAGAAATAAGTCTTATTCTTCCAGATAAAATGCCAGATGCCTTTATCTGTAATGATTGCCGAACCGCTTACAAACTGATTCATAATCTTGAAGGCCTTGAATACAGTATTCCAAAAGATATTTCTGTTGCAGCCTTTGATGATGGTATATTCGCAGATATCGGTATCCCAAAACTTACGACATATAGTATTAATTATAACACCATGGCTCTGCTCGCTGCAGAAAGTATTGTTCTTAAGCTCGAAAATCCTAATTTCCACATTGGAAAGAAAGTTGTTCACGGAAATGTTGTTGTCCGTGACTCTGTAAAAAAGCAAAAATAA
- a CDS encoding SPOR domain-containing protein, which produces MKKIISVVLTVFFCTSIFAAELTASFVTAEAAKKDSVEESVSYLKSQISKMTVAAEKRATYVFLASLQEQMAMYADAQKSYAQAAAIAAGNAEGMPKKSNEQIVLDAVRCALSSGDYATADSYLNSAVRNSKNADVQAYIKLYTQWSALCKAEEVSDIQEPVVMLQAYLKVDSMNTVKPAVLLTLWYVTGDSSYSKEITKLYPKSIESSIVKGDAQLLPTPFWFFVPKSGEAEQGTGSFAVPEEPKQTSTQTAAAEKPAKFTKWQLGLFRTENNAKLLADEVKAKGFDSYITTEKRASGTTYYIVLVREDKNGNVADRLRSSGYDCYGVE; this is translated from the coding sequence ATGAAGAAAATAATTTCCGTAGTTCTGACAGTTTTTTTCTGTACTTCAATATTTGCCGCAGAACTAACAGCCTCCTTCGTAACGGCCGAGGCTGCTAAAAAAGATTCTGTTGAAGAATCGGTTTCTTATCTTAAATCTCAAATTTCTAAAATGACTGTTGCTGCTGAAAAGCGTGCAACTTATGTTTTCTTAGCCTCGCTTCAGGAGCAAATGGCTATGTATGCCGATGCCCAAAAATCTTATGCACAGGCAGCTGCAATTGCGGCTGGTAATGCAGAGGGAATGCCTAAGAAATCAAACGAGCAGATCGTTCTTGATGCAGTACGCTGTGCCTTAAGTTCCGGTGATTATGCTACTGCCGACAGTTACCTCAATTCTGCTGTACGAAATTCTAAAAATGCTGACGTTCAGGCTTATATCAAACTTTATACTCAGTGGAGTGCTCTCTGTAAGGCAGAAGAGGTTTCTGATATTCAGGAACCTGTAGTAATGCTTCAGGCATATCTTAAAGTTGATTCAATGAATACTGTAAAGCCAGCAGTTCTTCTTACTCTCTGGTATGTAACCGGCGACAGCTCGTATTCAAAAGAAATTACAAAACTTTATCCAAAATCTATAGAATCTTCTATTGTAAAGGGTGATGCACAACTGCTTCCAACTCCATTCTGGTTCTTTGTTCCAAAGAGCGGTGAAGCAGAACAGGGAACAGGAAGTTTCGCAGTTCCAGAAGAGCCAAAACAAACTTCTACTCAAACAGCTGCTGCAGAAAAGCCTGCTAAGTTTACTAAATGGCAGCTTGGTCTTTTTCGTACAGAAAACAATGCAAAACTCCTTGCTGATGAAGTAAAAGCCAAAGGTTTTGATTCATACATAACTACCGAAAAACGAGCCAGCGGTACAACATACTATATTGTTCTTGTTCGCGAAGACAAAAACGGTAATGTTGCAGACCGCCTTCGAAGCAGCGGCTATGACTGCTATGGAGTTGAATAA
- a CDS encoding pyridoxamine kinase, with protein sequence MDKRLLTIQDISCVGQCSLTVALPVISACGIETGILPSSVLSNHTAGYFGWTFHDLTDDMPKILERWLTEKVSFDAFYTGYVSKTQIPYILEIMEKAARPSALRIVDPVMADNGKLYTGFDEDFPQEMKKLINGADVIMPNLTEAAFLLDQPYKADGYDKAFIEKMARDLAALGAKNVIVTGVSFEPSKLGVAVYDGNKVEYYFNEKQAVSSHGTGDLYASVVAGALLRGKSLLEAASLGADVVVEAIKLTAGDKDHWYGVKFELALPYLIQRLS encoded by the coding sequence ATGGATAAAAGACTTTTGACAATTCAGGACATTTCTTGTGTCGGACAGTGCTCGCTTACAGTTGCACTTCCTGTTATTTCTGCCTGTGGAATTGAAACTGGAATTCTTCCAAGTTCTGTTCTTTCAAATCATACTGCAGGTTATTTCGGCTGGACTTTTCACGACCTTACAGACGATATGCCGAAAATCCTTGAACGCTGGCTTACGGAAAAAGTGAGCTTTGATGCATTTTATACCGGCTATGTTTCAAAAACTCAGATTCCATACATTCTTGAAATTATGGAAAAAGCTGCCCGTCCTAGCGCTCTCCGCATTGTTGACCCGGTAATGGCCGACAACGGAAAGCTCTACACAGGTTTTGATGAGGATTTCCCTCAGGAGATGAAAAAGCTGATTAACGGCGCGGATGTTATTATGCCAAATCTTACAGAAGCTGCCTTCCTTCTTGACCAGCCATATAAAGCTGATGGTTATGATAAAGCGTTTATCGAAAAAATGGCTCGCGATCTTGCAGCCCTTGGCGCTAAAAATGTAATTGTTACGGGAGTCAGTTTTGAGCCTTCTAAACTTGGTGTTGCAGTTTATGATGGTAATAAAGTTGAATATTACTTTAATGAAAAGCAGGCTGTAAGTTCTCATGGAACCGGAGATCTTTACGCTTCTGTAGTTGCGGGTGCTTTGCTTCGCGGTAAGTCTCTTCTGGAAGCTGCAAGTCTTGGAGCTGATGTTGTAGTGGAAGCAATTAAACTTACTGCCGGCGACAAAGACCACTGGTACGGCGTAAAGTTTGAACTGGCTCTTCCATATCTTATTCAGCGTCTGTCATAA
- the folD gene encoding bifunctional methylenetetrahydrofolate dehydrogenase/methenyltetrahydrofolate cyclohydrolase FolD, with protein sequence MSAVIIDGKQVAADVRAEVANKVSELKKKGIAPCLAVILVGENPASVSYVTGKQKALAEVGMVDRSVHLPESTSEEELLKLIDELNADDSVHGILVQLPLPKHINEEKVIMAISPEKDVDGFHPVSVGNLMIGRPGFLPCTPHGIIVLLKKAGIETSGKHAVVIGRSNIVGKPVSILLARKDVNCTVTMCHTGTKNMAEITRQADIIVVASGHPHTLTGDMVKEGAVVIDVGVNRIPDSTKKSGFRLIGDCDFDDLKEKTSFITPVPGGVGPMTIAMLMQNTLESAERKA encoded by the coding sequence ATGAGCGCAGTTATTATCGACGGTAAGCAGGTTGCTGCAGATGTTCGTGCGGAGGTTGCAAATAAGGTCAGTGAGTTGAAAAAGAAAGGAATTGCACCTTGTCTTGCAGTAATTCTTGTAGGAGAGAATCCAGCCAGCGTAAGTTATGTTACAGGCAAGCAGAAGGCACTTGCAGAAGTTGGTATGGTAGACCGTTCTGTACATCTTCCAGAAAGCACAAGCGAAGAAGAACTTCTTAAGCTTATTGATGAACTTAATGCAGATGACAGCGTTCACGGAATTCTTGTTCAGCTGCCACTTCCAAAGCATATTAATGAAGAAAAAGTTATTATGGCTATCTCTCCTGAAAAGGATGTTGACGGTTTCCACCCTGTAAGCGTTGGTAATCTTATGATTGGCCGTCCAGGCTTCCTTCCTTGTACACCACATGGAATTATTGTTCTGCTCAAAAAAGCCGGAATTGAGACAAGCGGTAAGCATGCTGTTGTAATCGGCCGCTCAAATATCGTTGGAAAGCCGGTTTCTATTCTTCTTGCACGCAAGGACGTAAACTGTACTGTAACAATGTGTCACACTGGTACTAAAAATATGGCAGAAATTACACGTCAGGCTGATATTATCGTTGTAGCAAGCGGACATCCTCACACTCTTACTGGTGATATGGTAAAAGAAGGGGCAGTAGTAATTGATGTCGGTGTAAACCGCATTCCAGATTCTACTAAAAAGTCTGGCTTCCGTTTGATTGGAGATTGTGATTTTGATGATTTGAAGGAGAAGACTTCATTTATCACTCCTGTTCCTGGTGGAGTAGGACCTATGACAATTGCAATGCTCATGCAGAATACTCTTGAGAGTGCAGAAAGAAAGGCTTAA
- a CDS encoding TP0733 family outer membrane beta-barrel protein produces MKRFISILSAVLLLSAAVFADDYYDDDEEYDDGYVYEQNGAGDQFLKIDLAANFPLNFDSQLKVGGLVSIGYYRFLNQYLAIGGDLLVSYNRSVGKKSLFSVPVTFGVMYQPYVGKFEFPLQLNIGFATQTCQSMTYFPAFAARFNAGVYYRFSETWSFGISSTTYWIPEFFWIGKREDGKINYKGYKSDNGFFTGVGLSVRYHF; encoded by the coding sequence ATGAAACGCTTTATTTCCATATTATCAGCCGTTCTTTTATTATCCGCTGCTGTATTTGCAGACGATTATTATGACGATGATGAAGAATATGACGACGGCTATGTTTATGAACAGAATGGTGCTGGAGACCAATTCTTAAAAATTGATTTGGCTGCTAATTTTCCATTAAACTTTGACTCTCAGCTTAAAGTTGGAGGGCTCGTATCTATTGGATATTACAGATTCCTCAATCAATATCTTGCTATAGGTGGCGATTTACTGGTTTCTTACAATCGATCTGTAGGAAAAAAATCACTTTTCTCAGTTCCTGTCACATTTGGTGTAATGTATCAGCCTTATGTAGGAAAATTTGAGTTTCCACTTCAGCTCAATATAGGTTTTGCAACACAGACATGTCAGTCTATGACCTATTTTCCAGCCTTTGCTGCTAGATTTAATGCAGGTGTTTATTACAGATTCTCAGAAACCTGGTCTTTCGGAATCAGTTCTACAACCTATTGGATTCCAGAGTTTTTCTGGATTGGAAAACGCGAAGATGGTAAAATTAACTACAAAGGCTATAAATCAGACAATGGATTTT
- a CDS encoding LapA family protein, whose translation MVITLILILLIVIFMAFFIGMNLSNVCTFWFFKTFTELPVAVLTLIAFGAGIIFALLFIFAAKMKAPASDAEARAAKKLEKKARAEEKLRLAKEKEASKKAAKDAKKNEPI comes from the coding sequence ATGGTAATTACACTAATTCTTATCCTTCTGATTGTCATTTTTATGGCTTTCTTCATCGGCATGAATCTTTCGAATGTCTGTACATTCTGGTTTTTTAAGACTTTTACAGAATTGCCGGTTGCAGTTCTTACACTGATTGCCTTTGGTGCAGGAATAATTTTTGCGCTTCTGTTTATTTTTGCTGCAAAAATGAAAGCTCCTGCCTCTGATGCAGAAGCTCGCGCTGCAAAAAAGCTGGAGAAAAAAGCACGTGCAGAAGAAAAACTTCGTCTGGCAAAAGAAAAAGAAGCCTCTAAAAAGGCTGCTAAAGATGCAAAGAAAAACGAACCGATATAA
- the miaB gene encoding tRNA (N6-isopentenyl adenosine(37)-C2)-methylthiotransferase MiaB: MTYFFETYGCEMNIAESAAVEQLFIARGWKKSESAQIADVAVINTCSIRETAENRILGRLGWFNGLKAVRECKFGAKTKMLEEAVEYVKDGAKPLTLIVMGCMAERLLKSFQKDYPFIDYVVGTYAKHHFSEIITAIEEGRKPYQIDDSEKYRFASLSAEPGAFSTFVPIMHGCNNFCTYCIVPYVRGRELSRPVDEILHEIDLLSKMNVREITLIGQNVNSYHSDDGVNFAQLLQKIADHLRDTNSPIKWVRFMSSHPKDFSDDVIDVIAREKIICHHIHLPVQNGSTKVLEKMNRRYTREHYLELVAKIKERIPDVSLTTDIMMGFPGETEEDVEQTLDLMRQVKYESAMMYYYNPREGTPASKWEQIPVDTRKERLQRVIDLQLEHTHEQMSKRVGSTAMVLVEGVSRDNKEELLGQTEQHEKIAFKAPASLIGTFVNVKITELSGNTFRGEIV; this comes from the coding sequence TTGACGTATTTTTTTGAAACCTATGGCTGTGAGATGAATATTGCAGAATCTGCAGCAGTTGAACAGCTTTTTATTGCGAGAGGCTGGAAAAAATCTGAATCTGCGCAGATTGCCGATGTTGCAGTAATCAATACCTGTTCTATTCGCGAAACTGCAGAAAACCGAATTCTTGGTCGCCTTGGCTGGTTTAATGGTCTTAAGGCTGTGCGCGAGTGTAAATTTGGTGCAAAAACAAAAATGCTCGAAGAGGCTGTTGAATATGTGAAAGACGGAGCAAAGCCTCTTACCCTGATTGTTATGGGCTGTATGGCAGAACGTCTCTTAAAGAGCTTTCAGAAAGATTATCCTTTTATTGATTATGTTGTAGGAACTTATGCTAAACATCATTTTTCAGAAATCATAACAGCAATTGAAGAGGGGAGAAAGCCTTATCAGATTGATGATTCGGAAAAATACCGTTTTGCATCTTTATCTGCTGAACCTGGTGCTTTTTCAACCTTTGTTCCTATCATGCATGGCTGTAATAACTTCTGTACCTATTGTATAGTTCCGTATGTTCGTGGCCGCGAGCTCAGCCGCCCTGTAGATGAGATTCTTCATGAAATTGATCTGCTTAGTAAAATGAATGTTCGTGAAATCACTTTAATTGGTCAGAATGTTAATAGCTATCATAGTGATGATGGTGTGAACTTTGCACAGCTGCTTCAGAAAATTGCAGACCATCTTCGCGATACAAATTCACCTATAAAATGGGTGCGCTTTATGTCTTCTCATCCAAAGGATTTTTCTGATGATGTAATTGATGTAATTGCCCGTGAAAAGATTATCTGCCATCATATTCATCTTCCGGTTCAGAATGGTTCTACAAAGGTTCTTGAAAAGATGAACCGCCGTTATACAAGAGAGCATTACCTTGAACTTGTAGCAAAAATCAAAGAACGCATTCCAGATGTTTCTCTTACAACTGACATTATGATGGGGTTCCCTGGAGAAACTGAAGAAGATGTAGAGCAGACTCTGGATCTAATGCGCCAGGTAAAGTATGAATCTGCAATGATGTACTATTATAATCCTCGTGAAGGAACTCCTGCCAGCAAATGGGAACAGATTCCTGTTGATACCCGTAAGGAGCGTCTGCAGCGTGTAATTGACCTTCAGCTGGAGCATACTCATGAGCAGATGAGTAAACGTGTTGGCAGCACTGCAATGGTTCTTGTAGAAGGTGTAAGCCGCGATAATAAGGAAGAACTTCTAGGTCAGACTGAACAGCACGAAAAAATTGCATTTAAGGCACCGGCTTCTCTTATCGGTACTTTTGTAAATGTAAAAATAACAGAACTCAGTGGTAACACTTTCCGTGGTGAAATTGTTTAG
- a CDS encoding PLP-dependent aminotransferase family protein — MITLDFEKRGNKTLTDFLYTSIKNQIRDGVLKENEKLPSKRSLSQHLGISVITVQNAYLQLIDEGYIYSIEKKGFFVSDIARHLKKETAEDARSHKADHRESESTAAPLTYFADFTSNAAVPGKFPFGLWSKTMRQVLFSENEKLLKRTDVFGTLELRRAIYRHLKAFRNMDVSESQVIIGAGTESLYSMLVQFLGRDEIFAVENPGYHKAAEIFRLNGVRCEPVNIDEHGIIIEELQKAAANIVHVSPSHHFPSGVIMNFKRRTELLEWAKKAPDRFIIEDDYDSEFRFIGKPLPTLQSIDQNGRVIYINTFSKTLSPSFRISYMILPQELAAEFSQKLGFYSCQVSSFEQFTLARFIEAGHYEKHINRMKNYYRSLRNILITGIENSALSKAFSIREENSGLHFLLTLNNGFNARLIQEKWRKKGINIQLLSDYYYDKKTLPSTESFVINYSGIKKDSVNTIIQKMSQALN, encoded by the coding sequence ATGATAACTCTGGACTTTGAAAAACGCGGGAACAAAACTCTAACAGATTTTCTTTACACTTCAATCAAAAATCAGATTCGGGATGGAGTACTGAAAGAAAATGAAAAGCTTCCTTCAAAACGCTCTTTAAGCCAGCACCTTGGAATCAGTGTGATTACCGTACAGAATGCTTATCTTCAGCTGATTGATGAAGGCTATATTTATTCTATAGAAAAGAAGGGATTTTTTGTTTCAGATATTGCAAGACATTTGAAAAAGGAAACCGCCGAAGACGCCCGCAGCCATAAAGCTGACCACAGAGAATCAGAAAGCACAGCAGCCCCGCTTACTTACTTTGCAGATTTTACAAGTAATGCGGCAGTGCCAGGGAAGTTTCCCTTTGGACTGTGGTCGAAGACTATGAGACAAGTGCTTTTTTCTGAAAATGAGAAATTACTAAAACGAACTGATGTTTTTGGCACACTGGAATTGAGGCGTGCAATTTACCGACATCTCAAAGCCTTCCGCAACATGGACGTTTCCGAATCTCAGGTAATTATAGGGGCCGGAACAGAATCGCTGTATTCTATGCTGGTTCAGTTTCTTGGGAGAGATGAAATATTTGCCGTAGAGAATCCGGGTTATCACAAAGCGGCAGAGATCTTCAGACTTAACGGGGTAAGGTGTGAGCCGGTGAATATTGACGAGCACGGAATAATCATAGAAGAGCTTCAAAAGGCCGCGGCAAATATTGTTCACGTTTCTCCATCGCATCACTTTCCGTCCGGCGTCATAATGAACTTTAAGCGTCGCACTGAACTTTTGGAATGGGCAAAAAAAGCCCCGGACCGTTTTATTATTGAAGATGATTATGACAGCGAATTCCGTTTTATTGGAAAGCCGCTACCTACCCTGCAAAGTATTGATCAGAACGGTCGGGTAATTTATATAAACACCTTTTCTAAAACTCTGTCCCCTTCCTTTCGAATCAGCTATATGATTTTGCCTCAGGAGCTTGCAGCGGAGTTTTCGCAAAAGCTCGGTTTTTACTCGTGTCAGGTTTCGAGTTTTGAACAGTTTACGCTTGCCCGTTTTATAGAAGCCGGACATTACGAAAAGCATATTAACCGAATGAAAAATTATTACAGGAGCCTGCGGAATATTTTGATTACAGGTATTGAAAACTCGGCGCTTTCAAAGGCTTTTTCGATTCGTGAAGAGAACTCGGGACTTCACTTTCTTTTGACTCTGAACAACGGATTTAATGCCCGCCTTATACAGGAAAAATGGCGGAAGAAAGGAATCAACATTCAGCTTTTGTCAGATTATTATTATGATAAAAAAACACTGCCCTCAACTGAAAGCTTTGTAATAAATTACTCGGGAATCAAAAAGGACAGTGTTAATACAATTATTCAAAAAATGAGCCAGGCTCTTAATTAA